The Pieris brassicae chromosome 6, ilPieBrab1.1, whole genome shotgun sequence genome window below encodes:
- the LOC123711499 gene encoding serine protease snake-like translates to MIICLVLVALNFAPAASVGEKAILACTSHGQSMLECHNVLYPNSKVRVPIDLLLYPHMVLIGFQIDNKEPTWKCGGTLISDRWVVSAAHCIEDPVYGPAKVMRIGTATFEFDEVDELAQERLISAIVPHPGYRPPSKYHDIALMKAESPFILSRNVRIACLQVDDNIPPVKLTAIGFGTTRSGAAAGSQTLMKVDVDFINGTVCNRSMRILIRRRVLANGITDEQMCAGDYENGGKDTCQGDSGGPLQYMEEHVDCIRTFPLHVLVGVTSFGRDCGRKMAPGVYTRVSRYIEWIEGVVWPGVYIA, encoded by the coding sequence ATGATAATATGTTTGGTACTCGTCGCGCTAAACTTCGCGCCTGCGGCCTCAGTCGGCGAAAAGGCCATCTTAGCCTGTACGAGCCACGGTCAGTCTATGCTCGAGTGCCATAACGTTTTGTATCCCAACTCGAAAGTGAGAGTTCCCATAGACCTTCTGCTCTACCCGCACATGGTTTTAATTGGATTTCAAATTGACAACAAGGAACCGACATGGAAATGCGGTGGAACACTGATAAGCGACAGATGGGTGGTCAGCGCTGCGCACTGTATTGAAGATCCCGTTTACGGCCCCGCAAAAGTCATGAGAATCGGAACTGCCACATTTGAGTTTGACGAGGTCGATGAGTTGGCACAAGAAAGACTTATATCTGCAATTGTTCCCCATCCCGGATATAGGCCACCTTCTAAATACCACGACATAGCGTTGATGAAAGCCGAATCACCATTTATACTAAGTAGAAACGTCCGCATCGCGTGCTTGCAAGTAGATGACAATATTCCACCTGTTAAATTGACAGCCATAGGTTTCGGGACGACAAGATCCGGAGCGGCAGCGGGTAGTCAGACTTTAATGAAGGTAGACGTCGATTTCATCAACGGCACAGTGTGCAATCGATCAATGAGGATTTTAATTCGAAGAAGAGTTCTTGCGAATGGAATTACGGATGAGCAGATGTGCGCCGGCGACTACGAGAACGGGGGAAAGGATACGTGTCAGGGTGATTCGGGAGGCCCACTTCAGTACATGGAGGAGCATGTGGACTGTATCAGGACTTTCCCTCTTCACGTGTTGGTCGGAGTGACGTCCTTTGGAAGGGATTGTGGAAGGAAAATGGCTCCAGGTGTATACACGCGGGTTTCTCGGTATATCGAGTGGATCGAGGGTGTTGTCTGGCCTGGGGTTTATATAgcctaa